One Calonectris borealis chromosome 15, bCalBor7.hap1.2, whole genome shotgun sequence DNA segment encodes these proteins:
- the LOC142088668 gene encoding proton-coupled amino acid transporter 1-like isoform X6 produces MSTRRLRSEDYNDYSSTDVTPEGSPPGGMNGFAHPESYQRFGETNGTTWYETLIHLLKGNIGTGLLGLPLAVKNAGILLGPLSLLVMGVVAVHCMGILVKCAHHFCYRFQKQFVDYGGAVMYGLESTPSTWLRTHAAWGRRVVGLFLIITQLGFCCVYFVFLADNLKQVISAANGTTNDCSLNRTVVMTPTMDSRLYMLSLLPFVVLLTFIQNLKVLSVFSMLANVAMLGSLIVIYQYIVRDIPDPSRLPLAAAWKTYPLFFGTAIFAFEGIGVKLAV; encoded by the exons ATGTCCACCCGGCGCCTCCGCAGCGAGGACTACAACGACTACAGCTCCACGGACGTCACACCAGAGGGGAGCCCACCCGGTGGCATGAACGGCTTCGCCCACCCCGAGTCCTACCAGCGCTTCGGGGAGACCAATGGGACCAC GTGGTACGAGACCCTGATCCACCTCCTGAAGGGGAATAttggcacggggctgctggggctgcctctgGCTGTGAAGAACGCTGGCATCCTG TTGGGTCCTCTGAGCCTGCTGGTAATGGGAGTCGTGGCTGTGCACTGCATGGGCATCCTGGTGAAATGTGCCCATCACTTCTGCTACAG GTTCCAGAAGCAGTTTGTGGACTATGGGGGTGCCGTGATGTATGGGCTGGAGTCAACTCCCAGCACATGGCTGCGGACACATGCCGCCTGGGGAAG gcgTGTAGTGGGACTTTTCCTGATCATCACCCAGTTGGGTTTTTGCTGCGTGTACTTCGTCTTTCTGGCTGACAATCTGAAACAG GTCATATCTGCAGCAAACGGGACCACCAATGACTGCAGCTTGAACAGGACGGTGGTGATGACTCCCACCATGGACTCCCGGCTATACAtgctttccctcctgccttttgTGGTGCTGCTCACGTTCATCCAGAATCTCAAGGTCCTGTCTGTCTTCTCCATGCTGGCCAACGTGGCCATGCTTGGCAGCCTCATCGTGATCTACCAGTACATCGTCAGG GACATTCCTGATCCCAGTCGCTTGCCTCTAGCAGCAGCCTGGAAGACCTACCCTCTGTTTTTTGGCACTGCGATCTTTGCTTTCGAAGGCATCGGGGTG AAGCTGGCTGTGTAA
- the LOC142088668 gene encoding proton-coupled amino acid transporter 1-like isoform X5 encodes MSTRRLRSEDYNDYSSTDVTPEGSPPGGMNGFAHPESYQRFGETNGTTWYETLIHLLKGNIGTGLLGLPLAVKNAGILLGPLSLLVMGVVAVHCMGILVKCAHHFCYRFQKQFVDYGGAVMYGLESTPSTWLRTHAAWGRRVVGLFLIITQLGFCCVYFVFLADNLKQVISAANGTTNDCSLNRTVVMTPTMDSRLYMLSLLPFVVLLTFIQNLKVLSVFSMLANVAMLGSLIVIYQYIVRDIPDPSRLPLAAAWKTYPLFFGTAIFAFEGIGVVLPLENKMKNPRQFPVILYVGMTIVTILYISLSVLGYLRFGADIQASITLNLPNCCFLK; translated from the exons ATGTCCACCCGGCGCCTCCGCAGCGAGGACTACAACGACTACAGCTCCACGGACGTCACACCAGAGGGGAGCCCACCCGGTGGCATGAACGGCTTCGCCCACCCCGAGTCCTACCAGCGCTTCGGGGAGACCAATGGGACCAC GTGGTACGAGACCCTGATCCACCTCCTGAAGGGGAATAttggcacggggctgctggggctgcctctgGCTGTGAAGAACGCTGGCATCCTG TTGGGTCCTCTGAGCCTGCTGGTAATGGGAGTCGTGGCTGTGCACTGCATGGGCATCCTGGTGAAATGTGCCCATCACTTCTGCTACAG GTTCCAGAAGCAGTTTGTGGACTATGGGGGTGCCGTGATGTATGGGCTGGAGTCAACTCCCAGCACATGGCTGCGGACACATGCCGCCTGGGGAAG gcgTGTAGTGGGACTTTTCCTGATCATCACCCAGTTGGGTTTTTGCTGCGTGTACTTCGTCTTTCTGGCTGACAATCTGAAACAG GTCATATCTGCAGCAAACGGGACCACCAATGACTGCAGCTTGAACAGGACGGTGGTGATGACTCCCACCATGGACTCCCGGCTATACAtgctttccctcctgccttttgTGGTGCTGCTCACGTTCATCCAGAATCTCAAGGTCCTGTCTGTCTTCTCCATGCTGGCCAACGTGGCCATGCTTGGCAGCCTCATCGTGATCTACCAGTACATCGTCAGG GACATTCCTGATCCCAGTCGCTTGCCTCTAGCAGCAGCCTGGAAGACCTACCCTCTGTTTTTTGGCACTGCGATCTTTGCTTTCGAAGGCATCGGGGTG gTGCTGCCTCTGGAAAACAAGATGAAGAACCCCCGGCAGTTCCCAGTCATCCTCTATGTGGGGATGACCATTGTCACCATCTTGTACATCAGCCTGAGCGTCCTGGGGTACCTGCGCTTCGGGGCGGACATTCAGGCCAGCATAACACTCAACCTGCCCAACTGCTG CTTCCTCAAATGA